One Desulfomonile tiedjei genomic window, CGGCAGTGGCGGTCGGGTTGTCCATGATCTTCGGGGTTGTAAAGATGGTCAACCTGGCACACGGCGACCTGATGATCGTGGGAAGCTATCTGTGCCTGGTGTGTACGGGGATGGCCGGAGTAAACCCACTACTTTCTATTGTCATTGTCGGCCCGGCCATGTTTGTTGTCGGCTTCCTTATGCAAAGATACCTGTTCAATCGAGTGCTGCATCAAGGAATGGAGCCGCCTTTGATCGTGACTCTCGGGGTCTCGGTCATTTTACAGAATGCACTCTTGCTGGTCTTTTCCCCGGATGCCCGATCCCTGGCGACTGACCTGTCAGTGCGCACAATCCGCGTTTCTGACACTCTGAGAGTGCCGGTTCCGTACCTCATAGGGTTTCTTGTGGGCATCATCACGATCGCTGCGCTGCACCGGTTTCTCAAGGGCACTAATCTGGGGAGAGCT contains:
- a CDS encoding branched-chain amino acid ABC transporter permease; its protein translation is MQDLLQPILNGILLGGLYAAVAVGLSMIFGVVKMVNLAHGDLMIVGSYLCLVCTGMAGVNPLLSIVIVGPAMFVVGFLMQRYLFNRVLHQGMEPPLIVTLGVSVILQNALLLVFSPDARSLATDLSVRTIRVSDTLRVPVPYLIGFLVGIITIAALHRFLKGTNLGRAIRAASDDEGAAQLMGVDTGITYAYAMGIAAMTAAIAGILVGMTFTFYPHTGPQYLIIAFGVVIIGGVGSMIGTLLGGMILGLAQLLGAHFLGPGFQLLSGYLVLLVVLALRPQGIFGKRAHR